A window of the Parabacteroides merdae ATCC 43184 genome harbors these coding sequences:
- a CDS encoding PNGase F N-terminal domain-containing protein produces the protein MMKKIVLLFSLAGALLLTACGPREIPAKGDFTVRVFDDTPVRFAPDIYPEAYNAPGADSIYHLVNGRIILKKITLPEYERNVSVKLKVTIASNGDRWDKSGSCFVLPKASGINLLNIAKGEKQFPEVDSTKLEHMVGIVAGEDYKPTVELMRFMTPFGVGHFSAPDDSLTHNRKPVYIDHWEDSVSWEQDITDLYPLLEGGAYVGIFIDTWTTEGYIASMTVDVDESGLAYDPLTRRHVEPLMNTVYYEGQTYPDIFARRDVSTDFEIPAGVRNVRLKYIVTGHGGHSGGDEFVEKRNIVSIDGKEVLNFIPWRSDCASFRRFNPATGVWLKERLASYIAKDGYSEKKVEEPLGSSDLSRSNWCPGSDVMPEEILLTDIAPGKHTFTVSIPEAAEIDGNKLNHWLVSAYLVWEK, from the coding sequence ATGATGAAGAAGATTGTTTTACTCTTTTCGCTGGCGGGAGCGTTATTGCTGACGGCATGCGGACCGCGGGAGATTCCTGCGAAAGGAGACTTTACCGTACGTGTGTTTGACGATACGCCCGTACGGTTTGCACCGGATATCTATCCGGAAGCCTATAATGCGCCGGGGGCGGACAGCATTTACCATCTGGTGAACGGGCGTATCATCCTGAAGAAAATAACGTTGCCCGAATACGAACGCAATGTGTCTGTCAAATTGAAGGTGACGATTGCCTCCAACGGCGACCGCTGGGATAAATCCGGTTCCTGTTTCGTCCTGCCGAAGGCTTCGGGCATCAACCTGCTGAACATCGCTAAGGGAGAAAAGCAGTTCCCGGAAGTGGATAGTACGAAGCTGGAACACATGGTCGGGATCGTTGCGGGCGAAGATTATAAACCGACGGTCGAACTGATGCGTTTCATGACACCTTTCGGGGTAGGACATTTCAGTGCCCCCGACGACAGTCTGACGCATAACCGTAAGCCGGTCTATATCGACCATTGGGAAGATAGCGTCAGCTGGGAACAGGATATAACCGACCTGTATCCGCTTTTGGAAGGAGGAGCCTATGTTGGCATCTTTATCGACACCTGGACGACGGAAGGCTATATCGCCAGTATGACGGTCGATGTGGATGAATCCGGCCTGGCTTATGATCCGCTGACCCGCCGCCATGTGGAGCCGTTGATGAATACGGTCTACTACGAGGGGCAGACCTATCCGGATATCTTTGCCCGTCGGGACGTGTCGACGGATTTCGAGATTCCCGCCGGTGTGCGTAATGTCCGGCTGAAATATATCGTGACCGGTCATGGTGGCCATTCCGGTGGTGATGAATTTGTCGAGAAACGCAATATCGTTTCGATCGATGGGAAAGAAGTGTTGAACTTCATCCCCTGGCGTTCGGATTGTGCCTCTTTCCGCCGTTTCAACCCGGCAACGGGCGTGTGGCTGAAAGAGCGCCTGGCTTCTTATATTGCCAAAGACGGTTATTCGGAAAAGAAAGTGGAAGAACCGTTAGGATCATCCGACCTGTCACGTTCCAACTGGTGTCCGGGTTCGGATGTGATGCCTGAAGAGATTCTTTTGACAGATATCGCGCCGGGCAAGCATACCTTCACGGTCAGCATTCCCGAAGCAGCAGAGATAGACGGGAACAAGCTGAACCATTGGCTCGTGTCTGCTTATTTAGTATGGGAAAAATAA
- a CDS encoding MarC family protein has protein sequence MDSLLPFFLLCFTSFFTLTNPLGTMPVFLTMTNGMSEEQRRAIVRRATIVSFLTLMVFTFSGQFLFKFFGISTNGFRIAGGIIIFTIGFDMLQARYAKAKLKEEEVKTYVNDISITPLAIPMLCGPGAIANALMLMDDAVTLAKKCILIGTIGLIYFITYLILRASTRLNRYMGETGNNVMMRLMGLILMVIAVECFVSGFKPIMIDILQHSNL, from the coding sequence ATGGATTCATTGTTACCTTTTTTTCTGTTATGTTTTACCTCGTTTTTTACGCTGACAAATCCGTTAGGGACGATGCCTGTCTTTCTGACCATGACGAATGGCATGAGTGAGGAACAGCGTCGTGCCATTGTCCGCCGCGCTACAATCGTATCGTTCCTGACGCTGATGGTTTTCACTTTCTCCGGGCAGTTCCTGTTCAAGTTTTTCGGTATTTCGACAAACGGGTTCCGTATTGCGGGGGGCATTATCATCTTCACGATCGGTTTCGACATGTTGCAGGCACGCTATGCGAAAGCCAAGCTGAAAGAGGAGGAGGTGAAGACATATGTGAACGACATTTCCATTACGCCCCTTGCCATCCCGATGCTCTGCGGGCCGGGTGCGATCGCCAATGCCTTGATGCTGATGGACGATGCCGTGACATTGGCAAAGAAATGCATCTTGATCGGGACGATCGGATTGATCTATTTTATCACCTACCTGATCCTCCGCGCTTCCACACGTCTGAACCGTTACATGGGCGAGACGGGCAATAACGTCATGATGCGCCTGATGGGATTGATTCTGATGGTGATCGCCGTAGAGTGTTTCGTGAGCGGTTTCAAGCCGATCATGATCGACATTTTGCAGCACTCGAACCTGTAA
- a CDS encoding glycosyltransferase family 2 protein, whose translation MKTNENFQLSTFNFQPDKRLAVVILNWNGRALMEEFLPSVVACTPGEWADVIVADNGSTDDSIEMLKTKFPTVGIIRLDKNYGFAEGYNQALKHIGHEYTVLLNSDVEVTPGWLDAPIAALDADKTIAGVQPKIRAQRNKEYFEYAGAAGGYMDRYGYPYCRGRVLHVVEKDAGQYDTPADLLWATGACLFVRTATYKEVGGLDAGFFAHQEEIDLCWRLRSRGYRLVCTPSSVVYHVGGATLNVESPRKTFLNFRNNLLMLYKNLPEKDLKHVMHARFWLDYIAAAKFLLTGHYPNARAVYEARKAFHELKPSYEPVRRENLAKTKLSGIPELRKGSLILAFYLQGKKRFTEL comes from the coding sequence ATGAAAACAAACGAAAACTTTCAACTTTCAACTTTCAACTTTCAACCGGACAAACGTCTTGCCGTCGTCATCCTAAACTGGAACGGCCGCGCGCTGATGGAAGAATTCCTGCCCTCCGTTGTCGCTTGCACACCCGGCGAATGGGCAGATGTAATCGTTGCCGACAACGGCTCTACGGACGATTCCATCGAGATGCTGAAAACAAAGTTTCCGACGGTCGGCATCATCCGGCTGGACAAGAATTACGGCTTTGCCGAAGGATATAACCAGGCATTGAAGCATATCGGACACGAATACACAGTCTTGCTCAACAGCGATGTCGAAGTCACTCCGGGATGGCTGGATGCACCTATCGCCGCGCTGGACGCCGACAAAACGATTGCCGGCGTCCAGCCCAAGATACGCGCCCAACGGAATAAAGAATACTTCGAGTATGCCGGAGCGGCAGGGGGATATATGGACCGGTACGGCTATCCGTATTGCCGCGGACGCGTCCTGCATGTCGTCGAGAAAGATGCCGGACAATATGACACGCCTGCCGACCTGCTTTGGGCCACGGGAGCCTGCCTGTTCGTCCGTACGGCCACTTACAAAGAGGTGGGCGGCCTCGATGCCGGGTTCTTTGCCCACCAGGAAGAAATCGATCTGTGCTGGCGGCTACGTTCGCGCGGCTACCGGCTGGTCTGTACGCCATCGTCGGTCGTGTACCACGTGGGAGGCGCCACGCTGAATGTCGAGAGTCCGCGCAAGACGTTCCTCAACTTCCGAAACAACCTGCTGATGCTATATAAGAACTTACCGGAAAAGGATTTGAAGCACGTGATGCATGCACGTTTCTGGCTGGACTATATCGCCGCTGCCAAGTTTCTGCTGACCGGCCATTACCCGAACGCCCGTGCCGTGTATGAGGCCCGGAAGGCGTTCCACGAGCTAAAACCGTCTTACGAACCGGTCCGCCGTGAGAATCTCGCCAAAACAAAACTTTCCGGCATTCCGGAGCTGCGAAAAGGAAGCCTGATCTTAGCGTTCTATTTACAGGGGAAAAAGAGATTCACGGAACTATGA
- a CDS encoding lysophospholipid acyltransferase family protein, translating into MWNKIQYALIYSWVKVHALLPMWALYILSDILYVLVYKVVRYRVKVVRQNMKASFPDKSDTELRRLEREFYHHFADYVVETIKLAHISLEELQRRAFLKNPELVDTLMEKGHTCFILLMGHYGNWEWFSGSTSRFKDSRIYQIYRPLNNQAFDRLFFNLRTKFGSFGIKKQDTVRDVITLKKDKTRCVVIFIADQTPSRNNLHYWTNFLNQDSSILTGPERLARKLDLPVIFLDTKQVKRGYYTIDMKLVTETPKETPENWITEQYARLMEKCILRNPSGWLWTHKRWKHKRVESGELRVES; encoded by the coding sequence ATGTGGAATAAAATACAATATGCGCTTATCTACAGTTGGGTAAAGGTTCATGCCTTATTGCCGATGTGGGCGCTTTATATATTATCGGATATCCTCTATGTTCTGGTCTATAAGGTCGTCAGATACAGGGTGAAAGTCGTCAGGCAAAATATGAAAGCCTCTTTTCCCGATAAATCGGACACCGAACTGCGCCGGCTGGAACGCGAGTTCTATCATCACTTCGCCGACTACGTGGTCGAGACGATCAAGCTCGCCCACATCTCCCTCGAAGAGTTACAACGCCGGGCTTTCCTGAAAAATCCCGAACTGGTAGACACGTTGATGGAGAAAGGGCACACCTGTTTTATCCTCCTGATGGGACATTACGGCAACTGGGAATGGTTTTCCGGCTCGACTTCCCGTTTCAAGGATTCCCGCATCTACCAGATATACCGACCCCTCAACAACCAGGCATTCGATCGCCTGTTTTTTAACCTGCGTACGAAATTCGGTTCCTTCGGGATCAAAAAACAGGACACCGTGCGCGATGTCATCACCCTGAAGAAAGACAAAACCCGCTGTGTCGTGATCTTTATCGCCGACCAGACACCGAGCCGGAACAACCTGCACTACTGGACGAACTTCCTGAACCAGGATTCCTCCATCCTGACCGGCCCCGAACGCCTTGCCCGCAAACTGGATTTGCCGGTCATATTCCTCGACACGAAGCAGGTGAAACGCGGCTACTATACCATAGATATGAAACTGGTGACCGAGACTCCCAAAGAGACTCCTGAGAACTGGATTACCGAACAATATGCCCGCTTGATGGAAAAATGTATCTTGCGCAATCCGTCGGGGTGGCTTTGGACGCATAAGAGATGGAAACATAAGAGAGTTGAAAGTGGAGAGTTGAGAGTTGAAAGTTAA
- the mtaB gene encoding tRNA (N(6)-L-threonylcarbamoyladenosine(37)-C(2))-methylthiotransferase MtaB has product MIDKTVFENKIAAYYTLGCKLNFAETSTIGKVLAEQGVRKARPGEKADICVVNTCSVTELADKKCRQAIRRIGKQHPGAFIVVTGCYAQLKPEEVSHIEGVDLVLGAEQKLDLLMYLDDLKKREEGGAIIASRTKDIRTFSPSCSADDRTRHFLKVQDGCDYFCSYCTIPFARGRSRNGTIASMVKQAEEVASNGGKEIVLTGVNIGDFGKSTGETFIDLIRALDEVEGIVRYRISSIEPNLITDEAIDFVACSRRFAPHFHIPLQSGSDEVLKLMRRRYDTILFRHKIEKIKEVMPHAFIGVDVIVGTRGETDTCFEEARTFIESLDISQLHVFSYSERPGTQALKIDHVVDPKTKHARSQQLLDISDRKLHAFYEAHIGQKANVLFEQTRKGGMMHGFTENYIKVEIPYDHSLVNETRQVILEGWNEDKTALVVKIIE; this is encoded by the coding sequence ATGATTGATAAGACTGTTTTTGAGAACAAGATAGCCGCATACTATACCTTAGGATGCAAGCTGAATTTCGCCGAAACTTCGACCATAGGGAAAGTCCTTGCCGAACAGGGCGTACGCAAAGCACGTCCGGGTGAAAAGGCCGATATTTGCGTTGTCAACACCTGCTCCGTGACAGAACTTGCCGACAAGAAATGCCGCCAGGCGATCCGCCGGATCGGCAAACAGCACCCAGGGGCGTTCATCGTCGTGACCGGTTGCTACGCCCAGTTAAAGCCGGAAGAGGTTTCCCATATCGAAGGAGTCGACCTTGTCTTGGGAGCCGAGCAGAAGCTGGATTTGTTAATGTATCTGGACGATCTGAAAAAGAGAGAAGAGGGAGGCGCCATAATCGCTTCCCGGACGAAAGATATCCGTACCTTCTCCCCTTCCTGCTCGGCAGACGACCGTACGCGCCATTTCCTGAAAGTGCAGGACGGATGCGATTATTTCTGTTCCTACTGCACGATCCCCTTTGCCCGCGGACGCAGTCGCAACGGGACGATCGCCAGCATGGTGAAGCAGGCCGAAGAGGTCGCCTCAAACGGGGGAAAAGAGATCGTGCTGACAGGCGTCAACATCGGCGACTTCGGGAAGAGCACCGGGGAGACGTTTATCGACCTGATCCGCGCCCTCGACGAGGTGGAAGGGATCGTACGCTACCGTATCTCCTCCATCGAACCGAACCTGATCACGGACGAGGCGATCGATTTCGTGGCATGCAGCAGACGTTTCGCTCCTCATTTTCATATTCCGTTACAGAGCGGAAGCGACGAGGTGCTGAAACTGATGCGCCGCCGTTACGACACGATCCTGTTCCGGCATAAGATCGAAAAGATCAAAGAGGTCATGCCGCACGCCTTTATCGGCGTCGATGTGATCGTCGGTACGCGGGGTGAAACGGATACCTGTTTCGAGGAGGCCCGCACCTTTATCGAAAGCTTGGACATCAGCCAGCTGCACGTGTTCAGCTATTCGGAACGGCCGGGTACGCAGGCACTCAAGATCGACCACGTCGTCGACCCGAAAACCAAGCATGCCCGCAGCCAGCAATTGCTGGACATATCCGACCGTAAGCTCCATGCTTTCTACGAAGCGCATATCGGCCAGAAGGCGAATGTCTTGTTTGAACAAACACGCAAAGGAGGCATGATGCACGGCTTCACGGAGAATTATATCAAGGTGGAGATCCCGTACGACCACTCGTTGGTCAACGAAACCCGGCAGGTCATACTGGAAGGTTGGAACGAGGACAAAACGGCGTTAGTAGTAAAGATTATAGAATAA
- a CDS encoding acyloxyacyl hydrolase codes for MKNWKVLITICVLGCTRICAQETGANDTVSRHPLTHGVGIDFRPVYLIPTNEFFAGENAAWQPLRKSVSAHLKYSFRFHPDSRYGKLYPHTYQGIGVSYHSFFDKAEIGTPVAVYAFQGARITRLSSRLSLDYEWNFGASFGWKKYHPGTNAYNYVVGSKINAYINLGFLLNWQLAAGWQLTTGIDLSHFSNGNTQYPNAGVNTVGGRIGLVHTFRANAGTVMTGRRTTQRIKPHISYDIVLYGASKRKGVIKPDEAYLAPGSFGVLGFNFNPMYNFHQYFRAGASLDVQYDESANIKEYEADYNDQAEHRFYRPPFKEQLAVGLSVRGELVMPIFTINVGIGYNVYHKCTDTQGMYQILALKTSVTRNLFLHVGYQLSKFKDPNNLMLGIGYRFHNKR; via the coding sequence ATGAAGAACTGGAAAGTACTTATAACAATATGTGTGTTAGGATGCACTCGTATATGTGCACAAGAGACAGGGGCGAACGACACCGTCTCCCGCCATCCGCTCACACACGGGGTCGGTATCGACTTCCGTCCCGTCTACCTCATCCCCACCAATGAGTTCTTTGCCGGCGAGAACGCTGCATGGCAACCCTTGCGTAAGTCCGTGTCGGCACACCTGAAATACTCTTTCCGGTTTCATCCCGATTCGCGCTACGGGAAATTATACCCGCACACGTACCAGGGAATCGGTGTCTCATACCACTCTTTCTTTGACAAGGCCGAGATCGGGACTCCGGTTGCAGTATATGCATTCCAGGGAGCACGCATAACCCGGCTCTCCTCCCGCCTGTCACTGGATTACGAATGGAACTTCGGGGCCTCTTTCGGATGGAAAAAGTACCATCCAGGAACCAACGCCTATAATTATGTTGTGGGGTCAAAGATCAATGCCTATATCAATTTGGGATTCTTGCTGAACTGGCAACTGGCGGCAGGATGGCAACTGACGACAGGCATCGACCTGAGCCACTTCTCCAACGGAAACACCCAGTACCCCAACGCAGGCGTCAATACCGTTGGAGGCAGGATAGGTCTGGTGCACACCTTCAGAGCAAATGCCGGGACGGTGATGACAGGCAGGCGGACCACACAACGCATCAAACCTCACATCAGCTACGACATCGTCTTATACGGCGCCTCGAAACGAAAAGGGGTTATCAAGCCCGATGAAGCCTACCTGGCCCCCGGCTCGTTCGGCGTATTAGGATTCAATTTCAATCCTATGTATAACTTCCACCAATATTTCCGTGCCGGAGCATCGCTCGACGTACAATACGACGAAAGTGCCAACATCAAGGAATACGAAGCCGACTACAACGACCAGGCCGAGCACAGGTTTTACCGTCCGCCATTCAAAGAACAATTGGCAGTCGGGCTATCCGTACGGGGCGAACTGGTCATGCCGATCTTCACGATCAATGTAGGCATAGGCTACAATGTTTACCACAAATGCACCGATACGCAAGGGATGTACCAAATCCTGGCACTGAAAACATCTGTCACACGCAACCTGTTCCTGCACGTGGGATACCAGTTGAGCAAATTCAAAGACCCCAACAACCTGATGTTAGGGATAGGTTACCGGTTCCACAATAAACGATAA
- a CDS encoding AMP-binding protein produces the protein MIQENFIKIYEKSFKKNWELPALTDYSKGTTFSFADVAKEIARIHILFEECQIRRGDKIALIGKDSARWCIVYMAAVTYGAIIVPILQDFSPNDVHHIINHSESVFLFVSDRIWDTLEEEMIEDVRGVFSLSDFRCLHQRDGESIQKLLKGMDEKMAEKYPDGFGKDDIEYAELDNDKVVLLNYTSGTTGFSKGVMLTGNNLAGNVMYGIELGVLYRGERELCFLPLAHAYSCAFNFLVPMAVGAHVYLLGKVPSPKILLKAFEEVKPNLILTVPLILEKIYKKMILPQLSKTTMKVALNIPLLDSRIYAQIRKKLVDAFGGRFREVIVGGAAMNEEVTNFLYKIKFPFTIGYGMTECGPLISYDHNDEYVPGSCGQILKGIMKVRIDSEDPYNKVGEIQVSGENVMKGYYKNEEATSKVFTEDGWLRTGDLGTIDADNRIYIRGRSKTMILGASGQNIYPEEIESKLNNLPFVMESIIIEKNGKLVGLVYPDYDTVDSTGISHEDLPIIMEQNRIELNKLLAPYEAVSALQLYPTEFEKTPKKSIKRYLYSNY, from the coding sequence ATGATACAAGAGAATTTTATCAAGATATACGAGAAAAGTTTCAAGAAGAACTGGGAACTGCCCGCCTTGACGGATTACAGCAAAGGGACGACCTTTTCTTTCGCCGATGTGGCCAAAGAGATTGCCCGTATCCATATCCTATTTGAAGAATGTCAGATACGGCGGGGAGATAAGATTGCTCTGATCGGAAAAGACAGTGCCCGCTGGTGTATTGTTTATATGGCCGCTGTGACCTACGGAGCGATTATAGTACCTATCTTGCAGGACTTCAGTCCGAACGATGTGCATCATATTATCAATCACTCCGAGTCGGTTTTCCTTTTTGTCAGTGACCGTATCTGGGATACACTGGAAGAGGAAATGATCGAGGACGTGCGTGGTGTCTTTTCGCTGTCCGATTTCCGTTGCCTGCATCAGCGCGATGGTGAAAGCATTCAGAAGCTTTTGAAAGGCATGGATGAGAAGATGGCGGAAAAGTATCCGGACGGTTTCGGCAAGGATGATATCGAATATGCGGAACTGGACAATGACAAAGTGGTCCTGTTGAACTATACTTCCGGCACGACCGGTTTCAGTAAAGGGGTTATGCTTACCGGAAACAACCTGGCGGGGAATGTGATGTACGGCATCGAGCTTGGCGTATTGTACAGGGGGGAACGCGAACTCTGTTTTCTGCCGTTGGCACATGCTTATAGTTGTGCGTTCAATTTCCTGGTTCCGATGGCTGTCGGAGCGCATGTTTACCTGTTGGGGAAGGTTCCTTCTCCCAAAATCCTGTTGAAAGCCTTCGAGGAGGTGAAACCGAACCTGATCCTGACGGTCCCGTTGATCCTGGAGAAGATTTACAAGAAAATGATCCTGCCGCAGCTTAGCAAGACGACTATGAAGGTGGCGTTGAATATTCCATTGCTGGATTCCCGTATCTATGCACAGATACGGAAGAAACTGGTTGATGCCTTCGGCGGACGTTTTCGTGAAGTGATCGTGGGAGGAGCGGCCATGAATGAGGAGGTGACGAATTTCCTTTATAAGATCAAATTCCCGTTCACGATTGGTTATGGTATGACGGAATGTGGACCGCTGATCAGCTATGACCATAATGACGAGTATGTTCCCGGTTCATGCGGCCAGATATTGAAGGGCATCATGAAGGTGCGTATCGACTCGGAAGATCCTTATAATAAGGTAGGAGAAATTCAGGTGAGCGGCGAAAATGTGATGAAAGGTTATTATAAGAACGAGGAAGCGACTTCCAAGGTTTTTACGGAGGACGGCTGGTTGCGTACGGGTGACTTGGGGACGATCGACGCCGATAACCGTATTTATATCCGTGGCCGTAGCAAGACGATGATCTTGGGGGCGAGCGGACAGAACATTTATCCGGAAGAGATCGAATCGAAGCTGAACAACTTGCCGTTCGTAATGGAAAGCATCATAATAGAGAAGAACGGTAAGCTGGTAGGGCTTGTTTATCCGGATTACGATACGGTGGACAGCACGGGAATTTCGCATGAAGATCTTCCGATCATCATGGAGCAGAACCGGATCGAACTTAACAAACTTTTAGCACCTTACGAAGCTGTTTCCGCCCTGCAATTGTATCCGACAGAATTCGAAAAGACGCCTAAGAAAAGTATTAAGCGTTACTTGTATAGCAACTATTGA